AACTTAACCAAGAacatatgtatgcgtgtgggggcggggggggggccGTAGAGCAAGGGGCGCTAAGCaggaagaaacaaaaaaattgtatatttcaCTTGAAGATTTGTCCGTCAGCTTCCGTCTTCGACAAAGATATACACGACGataggcacaggcagaggagcagcatTAGAGGAGCTCTTCGTTGGCGTCTGGCCGCAGGGGGGGCCGTGGCGGTAGCTCTCGGCGTCGCCTCACACGTGCAAGGAGGTCCGCATGATCCGGCTCCTCGTCGATGGCGCCGTAAAGATCGGCATACTCCTCGGGCACCATTGCCATATCGACGCccagctccttctccttgtccCTGCGCTCCTTCAGCTCGCGtgccttctgctcctcctcctgctgctgctgttgctgcttcttgcGGTTCTCATAGTTGACCAGACGCTGCCCCACCAAGTACTTGTCCACCTTGATCGAGAGATAGAGCTTCTTCAGCTGCTTGATCTGGAAGAGAACGAAACAGATGGTGCCCACCGCGGCGAAGCTGACGGGATACACCAGCCGATAGATGCACTGCCGCGTGTAGCGATCCACAAAGAAGACGGGCAGCACCATCCTGGCCATCACATAGGGtatggccagggccaggccaaAGGTCGTCACCACCGGCCCGGCCAAGTCCCGCATCACGAACTTCAGGTCGAAATCTCGCAGTCCATCCGTGTAGGCACGCTCCAGGGCACGCCGCAGATGCCACTCGGGCCCCATGAGGGTCAAGGCAATGGCTATCTTTGTGTAGAGCATGCCCAGCGCCCAGTCCTGCCACAAGAAGTGTATGGGTGTCTTGCGTAGGGGCACGCGCAGCGGTATCACCACCACCAGCTCCAGGAGCAGGCCGAAAAGCAGCGGCACAAGCACAAAGATGCCCACCAGCGTGATCACGGGCAGGGCGTACTGCAGGGTGACGGTGGCCCAGTGCTTCAGCTTGTTGACAATCGCCGTGCGACCTTGGGGCAGGAGGGTCGCGACCACAGCCACTCCGCGGAGCACAATCCAGCAAAGATAGCCCCCAATCTCGGCGGTGTACAGCTCGTGGGCACGCAACAGTCGCTCATTCTTCCTTGCCGCCTCGGGATCTACGGCTGGCAGGGGTCCTCCTTCcgccgcggcagcagcagcaactcctTTCTCGGCCTGCTGTCCCGTCCAGAGCACCATCAGGCGGCGACCAATGTACACGGGCACCGTCAGCGTCAGTATGGCGGCACCCACAATCGACAGGCACATCAGGGTCATAAGCGCGCACAGGCGGAAGGCGAAGAGAGTGGGCTTCTCGTACGGCTGGAAGCCCATGGGCGCATCCCGCTGCATGATCGCCTGATGGGCGGCGGCCAGATTTCGCGGTAGATGTATGGGAAACGGATCCAcagggggcggcggcggcggtggcggtggagcCTGCGGCGCCACATCTGGATTGGGATTTTCAACGGCTCcgtccacgcccacgccctcgccctcgccttcGGCGGCGGCTGCCGGCTCGGGCTCTGGAGCGGGCAATAGGTAGCTGCGTATTCCCAGAAGCCAGGACACGGCCGTGCACCAGATGCGGAGCACACCCTTCAGCCAGATGCGAGTTTGGGTTTGCTCAAAGAACCCAGGCAAGACAATCTATGGGAAGGATCGCAGAGGATTAACGGGCATTCCAGGAAGGCTGAGCAGCGACTCACCTGCAGGAGCAACAGCTGCAGACTCAAATCGTTCACCTCCGCATCTCCGCTCAGGGCATAGGGCAAGAAATTGGGCCAGGCCACCTGCAGTATGCGTATGGGCAGCCACAGCATCAGGAGCACCGCGAAGCCAAAGATCATGGCCGAGGCCACCAGTCGCCGGATGTGCCGCACAATAGGCACATGGATCATCTCCTGAATGGGACTGAAGTCGGGGTCGTTGACGTTGCGAAAGATCCATAGCACGCCCGGACGCAGCACCTCTCGCAGCAGAGAGATGAACGCGGCAAAGTAGTAGACATAGACCATGCCAAACATCCAGTGAATGAAGAGGGAGGTGCCCGGGGCCGCCTTGAAGCTCGCCTTGCGATCCTTCAGACTGGCATCGAGCAGGGGCAGCGAGCAGATGTCCAGCCACCAGCCGCAGACGAGCGGCAGCACGCCAATCTCCACCACAGAGAGGAGCGAGACCTTCACCACAATGTAGCAGAGGCCGATGAACCAGCAGACGCGACGCATTTGGAAGGTGTGGGCGAGAAATTGCAGCACAACGAGCGTCAGTCCGATGCAGCAGTAGCCAAAGAGAGTCGTTATCAGGCCGTGGAAGTGCAGCAGAGGCTTCTCCGGCTGCAGCAGGTCCATGGAGCTCAGGATGAAGTTGCCCACGCAATACGGGCAGAAGGCAAACGTAAAGATGAACATCGTGTTGAGGGAAGTGATCCAGAAGACATGCTCCAGAAAGACCAGCGAACCGTCCAGTCCCAGGAGCCGCTCCCAGGTCAGCTCCTCGGCGGCGCGATCCCACTCCATGGGGTTCCAGTTCTGTTCATcggcctctgcttctgctgggtTCCCAGCGGCAACTGGAGCTGGATTTCTCGGATCTCCGCCTGCTCCCTGGACATCGCCTTCGTTGTCGGCCGGGGCCGGTGCTGCATTGTCCATGGGGGGCACATCCTGTGGGGCCTcgccattgttgttgtcatcTTGGGCGGCAGCCTCAACGGCAGCCACAGCGGCAGCGAAAGCATCTGCCTCATCGGCCGGAGGGGCGGCCGCAGGCCctggagcggcagcagccgcagctggcTGGGCGGCCGCAGGGGCATCGTCGCGCTCCAGCCAATCGGGTCCGCCGCCATGAAGGATCTGCTCCCTCAGCCAGACGAGGCCAATGAAGGAGAGCAGCGTACAGGTGACCACAAAGCATCCGCGAAAGGCATCCGAAGGCAGATTATCCATGGAGAAGATGTCGAACGGCAGCGAGAGGATCATGTCAAAGGAGTTGGCCCGAAAGAGATAGCGATAGGTGCGGTAGGCGGAGAGTGGGACCAGTCCGAACCAGGCGAGGCCCACCAGCGAGTAGTGGAGCCAGCAGCGGGCGGCCTCCAGCACCGCGGACATGAGACCCACGAGCACGTCCTTCACGGGCAGCACGCGCGGCATATCCGGGGCGTAGATGGGCTGAAAGCTGAAGCGGTGGCCGCACAGCTCGCAGTACTCCTTGTGCGAATAGCGCATCCACTGCATCAGGCAGTCCTGGTGGATGTACTTGATGCTGCCCGTGCAGATGCACGGATAGAAGAGCGGGCGGTCCTGCTGCGCCTCGCAGCGGCACACGCGACAAATGTCGCCCTGCGACAGATCGTCCATCGCGTATCCTAGTTGTCTAGTCTACTATTCCCGCCGACAAGTGCCAACGGCCATTTGCGCAGCGCAGTTTAGCGAGGGGGTCGCTCGCTAATTGGGGTTTCCACTCGACGACGActgcaacgacgacgacgacgacgacggcgacggcgactaCGTGTGCGTTGTCGCAGATAATTGTTGTAGCTACTAGCTATAGTTTCTCCTGATATTGGCGGTGGTCACCTGACCCACGAGAGTTTTTAGAGCTGAAGTAATTTCTGAATTTGGTCGAAAACGC
The sequence above is a segment of the Drosophila pseudoobscura strain MV-25-SWS-2005 chromosome X, UCI_Dpse_MV25, whole genome shotgun sequence genome. Coding sequences within it:
- the LOC4813545 gene encoding E3 ubiquitin-protein ligase MARCH6, producing the protein MDDLSQGDICRVCRCEAQQDRPLFYPCICTGSIKYIHQDCLMQWMRYSHKEYCELCGHRFSFQPIYAPDMPRVLPVKDVLVGLMSAVLEAARCWLHYSLVGLAWFGLVPLSAYRTYRYLFRANSFDMILSLPFDIFSMDNLPSDAFRGCFVVTCTLLSFIGLVWLREQILHGGGPDWLERDDAPAAAQPAAAAAAPGPAAAPPADEADAFAAAVAAVEAAAQDDNNNGEAPQDVPPMDNAAPAPADNEGDVQGAGGDPRNPAPVAAGNPAEAEADEQNWNPMEWDRAAEELTWERLLGLDGSLVFLEHVFWITSLNTMFIFTFAFCPYCVGNFILSSMDLLQPEKPLLHFHGLITTLFGYCCIGLTLVVLQFLAHTFQMRRVCWFIGLCYIVVKVSLLSVVEIGVLPLVCGWWLDICSLPLLDASLKDRKASFKAAPGTSLFIHWMFGMVYVYYFAAFISLLREVLRPGVLWIFRNVNDPDFSPIQEMIHVPIVRHIRRLVASAMIFGFAVLLMLWLPIRILQVAWPNFLPYALSGDAEVNDLSLQLLLLQIVLPGFFEQTQTRIWLKGVLRIWCTAVSWLLGIRSYLLPAPEPEPAAAAEGEGEGVGVDGAVENPNPDVAPQAPPPPPPPPPVDPFPIHLPRNLAAAHQAIMQRDAPMGFQPYEKPTLFAFRLCALMTLMCLSIVGAAILTLTVPVYIGRRLMVLWTGQQAEKGVAAAAAAEGGPLPAVDPEAARKNERLLRAHELYTAEIGGYLCWIVLRGVAVVATLLPQGRTAIVNKLKHWATVTLQYALPVITLVGIFVLVPLLFGLLLELVVVIPLRVPLRKTPIHFLWQDWALGMLYTKIAIALTLMGPEWHLRRALERAYTDGLRDFDLKFVMRDLAGPVVTTFGLALAIPYVMARMVLPVFFVDRYTRQCIYRLVYPVSFAAVGTICFVLFQIKQLKKLYLSIKVDKYLVGQRLVNYENRKKQQQQQQEEEQKARELKERRDKEKELGVDMAMVPEEYADLYGAIDEEPDHADLLARVRRRRELPPRPPLRPDANEELL